Proteins from a single region of Dyadobacter fanqingshengii:
- a CDS encoding substrate-binding domain-containing protein, whose amino-acid sequence MKKLLSDRTYSLGLTIVIVALLAGIIFPGKFPTFQNLSQIFLNLSIDTIVAVGMMLLLISGAFDLSVGSVVAFSGCLAAYLMFFLHVPVPIALLVSLLFSLIIGFVNGYLIAYQGINPMIQTLAMMGIVRGLALLVSGAGIQGLPYWFNAISQSRLLSIQMPIWYMLLIVGTMAFLTKNTTFLKRYYFIGGNEKAAELSGIDVKRMKLFSFMLVSLLAGFAGILLASRLGAALPTSGRGLELRVITAVILGGASLQGGTGKIQGALLGALLMGIIGNIMVIARISGYWQEIILGIILILAVWIDKLLQRQSTKSVLRKPTVLLVLIFGMWGCELPPKQGGTTKQPRANEIDQTIQNEEYVMVTTAVSMPMYVNHDQAAFIKWGKERNVKVSILGPADWDVPAQINTIEEVIGTKPTGLLINGTDPAIAQAINKAVDAGIPTVVYDSDIPNSKRHAFLGTNWYDIGQMQGEEMVKLTGGKGKIAYMGILGLSNMEDGFRGLLDVLKKHPKMEVVGKFDDKANVEEAAKITADLISAHPDLAGICGFDSNSGPGIALSVKEAGKAGKIKITTVDWEPEHLNLVHEGVIQLLAGQKRELFTWYGAEFLYDMVHKTNRLSANDAKAGITSLPTTVNTGLIKITKENVGLFLKK is encoded by the coding sequence ATGAAAAAACTGCTCTCTGACAGAACTTACTCGCTCGGCCTGACCATTGTAATTGTTGCGCTTTTGGCAGGCATCATATTCCCGGGTAAATTCCCAACCTTCCAAAACCTGAGCCAGATATTTCTGAATTTATCCATTGACACGATCGTGGCGGTAGGGATGATGCTTTTGCTTATTTCGGGAGCATTTGATTTGTCTGTGGGTTCTGTGGTTGCATTTTCGGGCTGCTTGGCGGCTTACCTTATGTTTTTCCTGCATGTTCCGGTGCCAATTGCATTGCTGGTAAGCTTGTTATTTTCGCTGATTATTGGTTTTGTGAATGGTTATTTGATTGCATATCAGGGTATTAACCCAATGATTCAGACATTGGCAATGATGGGAATTGTACGCGGACTGGCTTTGCTGGTAAGCGGCGCAGGCATTCAGGGCTTACCCTATTGGTTCAATGCGATCTCCCAGTCCAGACTGCTGAGCATTCAAATGCCGATTTGGTATATGCTTCTGATTGTAGGCACTATGGCGTTTTTGACAAAGAACACGACCTTTTTGAAGCGCTATTATTTCATTGGAGGAAATGAAAAAGCAGCCGAGCTTTCGGGAATAGATGTAAAGCGGATGAAGTTGTTTTCGTTCATGCTTGTCTCACTGCTGGCTGGGTTTGCGGGCATATTGCTTGCATCGCGGTTAGGCGCGGCATTGCCGACTTCCGGGCGCGGATTGGAATTGCGGGTGATCACCGCCGTAATATTGGGCGGCGCCAGTTTACAGGGCGGGACCGGGAAAATTCAAGGTGCATTGCTAGGCGCTTTGCTCATGGGGATCATCGGCAACATCATGGTGATCGCCAGAATATCTGGCTATTGGCAGGAGATTATCTTGGGTATTATCCTCATCCTCGCCGTGTGGATTGACAAATTATTGCAGCGACAAAGTACAAAGTCAGTCCTGAGAAAGCCGACTGTTTTGCTGGTTTTAATATTCGGAATGTGGGGGTGCGAGCTGCCGCCAAAGCAAGGCGGAACGACAAAGCAACCCAGAGCAAACGAGATTGATCAAACCATTCAAAACGAAGAATATGTGATGGTTACTACGGCTGTTTCCATGCCCATGTACGTCAATCACGATCAGGCCGCATTCATCAAATGGGGTAAAGAGCGCAATGTAAAAGTATCCATTTTAGGCCCGGCCGATTGGGATGTTCCGGCGCAAATCAACACGATTGAAGAAGTAATCGGCACAAAACCGACAGGTTTGCTCATCAACGGCACCGACCCCGCCATTGCGCAGGCTATTAATAAAGCAGTTGACGCGGGCATTCCGACGGTTGTTTATGATTCGGACATTCCCAACTCAAAGCGCCATGCATTTCTGGGAACGAACTGGTACGATATCGGTCAAATGCAGGGCGAAGAAATGGTAAAGCTTACCGGCGGAAAGGGTAAGATCGCGTACATGGGAATTTTGGGTTTATCCAATATGGAAGATGGCTTTCGCGGGCTTCTGGATGTTTTAAAAAAACATCCGAAAATGGAAGTTGTGGGAAAGTTTGATGACAAAGCCAATGTTGAGGAAGCCGCCAAAATCACTGCCGATCTCATTTCCGCGCATCCCGACCTGGCCGGAATTTGCGGTTTTGATTCCAACTCCGGCCCCGGTATTGCGTTGTCGGTAAAGGAAGCTGGTAAGGCCGGTAAAATCAAAATCACCACGGTCGATTGGGAACCGGAACACCTTAATCTCGTTCATGAGGGTGTTATTCAGTTGCTGGCAGGGCAAAAACGAGAGCTTTTCACCTGGTACGGAGCGGAATTTTTATACGATATGGTCCACAAAACCAACCGCCTCTCCGCCAACGACGCCAAAGCCGGCATCACCAGTTTGCCAACAACCGTCAATACGGGTTTAATTAAGATTACGAAGGAGAATGTGGGGTTGTTTTTGAAGAAATAA
- a CDS encoding response regulator yields the protein MPIRILVVDDHSVVRQGIITLLEDEEDLLIAGEASDGDEVWDMVENEAPNVVLLDLTMPRMSGIDVIRQIVPAFPDIKILVFSMHNNAEYMISAATSGASGYLQKDTSRDEMLKAIRSIAKGELYFPPYASSVIIRNLLKQIARNPEPKVELEESNDKSIWKLITPREQQILKCLTEGMSSKDIAEKFDISSNTVANQRASIMKKANVKNTAELISMALRGN from the coding sequence ATGCCCATTCGAATTCTAGTCGTTGATGACCACTCAGTTGTAAGACAAGGGATTATCACCCTTTTGGAAGATGAGGAAGACTTGCTGATTGCAGGTGAGGCATCGGATGGCGATGAAGTCTGGGATATGGTTGAAAACGAAGCTCCCAATGTGGTTTTGCTGGACCTTACCATGCCCAGGATGTCCGGAATTGATGTGATCAGGCAAATTGTGCCTGCCTTTCCGGATATTAAGATCCTGGTTTTCAGTATGCACAACAATGCGGAATATATGATTTCTGCCGCCACAAGCGGCGCTTCCGGTTACTTACAAAAAGACACCAGCCGCGACGAAATGCTGAAAGCGATCCGCAGCATTGCCAAGGGCGAGCTCTATTTTCCTCCCTATGCTTCTTCCGTGATTATCAGAAATCTGCTCAAACAAATCGCAAGAAATCCCGAGCCGAAAGTTGAACTGGAAGAAAGCAACGACAAGTCGATCTGGAAACTGATTACGCCACGCGAACAGCAGATCCTGAAATGTCTGACCGAAGGCATGAGTAGCAAAGACATTGCCGAGAAATTTGACATCAGCTCCAACACCGTCGCCAACCAGCGCGCGAGCATTATGAAAAAGGCGAACGTGAAAAACACCGCGGAACTGATCAGTATGGCTTTGCGCGGAAATTAG
- a CDS encoding ATP-binding protein, with protein sequence MERLDKSVASSLTRFYIVALCVVAMLTISGLFLIRRTINNLNHDSRMVNVAGRQRMLSQRLTKLAILNVGEMKHSDSTQFSALLKIWKESHENLANKKLPVENGVVTWKSAALDSMFLDLMPVFDSIYLNFLLVNDSTIAIPAKEQALSLILEKEPLFLAKMDKIVFQFDKESFQRLENLERIEWILDIMTILVLFAEGILIFRPVVNTTRRVVKMLTESENALQLSNQKLKESNNQLVEAQNELLRVEEEKYELQLAEDRIRAGALIEGQEEERKRFALELHDGIGQMLTGLKLHAEKLKSVQFHDEKNQKRFGQLVTLIQDIIQTTRQISFNLMPSVLSDFGLNAALRLLCEQTAELSGIKVEFEGDTNKRIEMSRPMEIGLYRIAQEALNNAVKHANADKIKIKLEQSKNRIILEIADDGKGFLISNLKSEEGIFLTRNGMENIRTRTQLLNGEMEIVSKVDSGTNLIVRVDL encoded by the coding sequence ATGGAGAGACTCGACAAGAGCGTAGCAAGCAGTCTGACACGGTTTTACATTGTTGCATTGTGCGTAGTAGCGATGCTGACAATCAGTGGTTTATTCCTGATCAGAAGGACGATCAATAACCTGAACCACGACAGCCGGATGGTGAATGTTGCCGGAAGGCAGCGGATGCTGAGCCAGCGACTGACCAAACTAGCGATCCTGAATGTCGGGGAAATGAAGCATAGCGACTCCACGCAGTTCAGTGCGCTTTTGAAGATCTGGAAGGAAAGTCACGAAAATTTGGCAAATAAAAAACTGCCGGTCGAAAATGGAGTGGTAACCTGGAAAAGTGCTGCGCTGGACTCCATGTTTTTGGATCTGATGCCGGTTTTTGACAGTATTTATCTCAATTTTTTGTTGGTCAATGATTCTACGATTGCTATACCGGCGAAGGAACAGGCATTGAGTCTCATTTTGGAAAAGGAGCCATTATTTCTTGCCAAAATGGATAAGATCGTTTTTCAGTTTGACAAAGAGAGTTTTCAAAGACTGGAAAACCTGGAAAGGATCGAATGGATCCTCGACATTATGACCATTCTCGTGCTGTTTGCGGAAGGCATACTGATTTTCAGGCCAGTCGTAAACACAACCAGGCGCGTGGTGAAAATGCTCACAGAGTCCGAGAATGCATTGCAGCTTTCCAACCAAAAACTAAAAGAATCCAATAACCAACTGGTGGAAGCGCAAAACGAGCTCCTGCGTGTGGAGGAGGAAAAGTACGAATTACAACTGGCCGAAGACCGCATTCGCGCCGGCGCGCTGATCGAAGGGCAGGAAGAGGAACGGAAGCGTTTTGCCCTGGAATTGCACGATGGAATTGGCCAGATGCTCACCGGCCTGAAACTGCATGCGGAGAAATTGAAATCCGTCCAGTTTCATGACGAGAAAAATCAGAAAAGATTCGGCCAGCTGGTTACATTGATCCAGGATATCATTCAGACGACCCGGCAGATCTCATTCAACCTAATGCCTTCGGTGCTCAGCGATTTTGGTCTCAATGCTGCACTGCGGTTGCTATGCGAGCAAACTGCGGAATTGTCAGGGATCAAGGTTGAGTTTGAAGGTGATACGAATAAGCGCATTGAAATGAGCCGCCCGATGGAAATTGGACTGTATCGCATTGCCCAGGAAGCGCTCAATAATGCGGTTAAGCATGCCAATGCGGATAAGATCAAGATTAAGTTGGAACAAAGTAAGAATCGGATCATTTTGGAAATTGCGGATGACGGAAAAGGATTTTTAATTAGTAATTTGAAATCAGAAGAAGGAATTTTCCTGACCAGAAACGGCATGGAAAACATCCGCACCAGGACGCAGCTGCTGAATGGCGAGATGGAAATCGTCTCAAAAGTCGACAGCGGAACTAACCTGATCGTCCGGGTTGATTTGTAA
- a CDS encoding sugar phosphate isomerase/epimerase family protein: MELGISSFTYGWNVGVAGSMPEKAMDETDLVRQTLDFGLACLQIGDNLPIHTFDEDRKNNFRSLIKQNGIRLEIGAKNLSPENLEQYIDLCAFFDSPLLRFVIDDDDYQPNTYNIIALIKDILPELVEKNIVLGIENHDRFEAQQLAYIMNAVGHRNVGICLDCVNSIGAGEGLAYVASILAPYTVNLHIKDFKISRLPHKMGFTVQGEICGKGMTDLPWLLETVKRGGSCKSAVLEQWVPPEVPLGVPPGDNIAETCRKEREWAEQGVAYIKSLMQ, translated from the coding sequence ATGGAGCTCGGGATCAGCAGCTTTACGTATGGCTGGAATGTTGGCGTAGCAGGTTCTATGCCCGAAAAAGCAATGGATGAAACCGATCTGGTCCGGCAAACGCTTGATTTTGGGTTGGCATGTTTGCAGATCGGCGACAATTTACCCATCCATACTTTCGACGAAGACCGCAAGAATAATTTCAGATCACTCATTAAGCAAAACGGGATCCGGCTGGAAATCGGGGCGAAGAATTTGTCGCCCGAAAATCTCGAACAATACATTGATCTGTGCGCTTTTTTCGACTCGCCGCTGCTCCGGTTTGTGATTGACGATGATGATTATCAACCGAACACGTACAATATCATTGCACTGATCAAGGATATTTTGCCGGAACTCGTTGAAAAGAACATTGTCCTCGGTATCGAAAATCACGATCGTTTCGAGGCCCAGCAACTCGCGTACATCATGAATGCTGTCGGGCACCGGAATGTTGGGATTTGTCTGGATTGTGTGAATTCGATCGGAGCGGGTGAAGGGCTGGCGTATGTCGCTTCCATTTTAGCGCCCTATACAGTTAACCTGCATATCAAGGATTTTAAAATCAGCAGATTGCCACATAAAATGGGTTTTACAGTCCAGGGCGAAATTTGTGGGAAGGGAATGACAGATCTGCCCTGGCTTCTGGAAACGGTCAAGCGCGGCGGAAGTTGCAAAAGCGCGGTTTTGGAACAATGGGTCCCACCGGAGGTCCCACTCGGTGTTCCACCGGGGGACAACATTGCCGAAACATGCCGCAAAGAGCGTGAATGGGCAGAACAGGGCGTGGCCTACATAAAATCCCTGATGCAATGA
- the nirD gene encoding nitrite reductase small subunit NirD, whose translation METKTQNAVTWHIACHINDIPEDGGGCALIDGKQIAIFNFARRGEWYATDNQCPHRQQMAVSRGMIGSHEGEPKVACPFHKKTFSLQSGQCLNDDSYKINTFPVMVKENLVYIGI comes from the coding sequence ATGGAAACAAAAACACAAAATGCAGTAACCTGGCACATCGCCTGCCACATCAATGACATCCCGGAAGATGGCGGCGGCTGCGCGCTGATCGATGGGAAACAAATCGCAATCTTCAACTTTGCCAGACGCGGCGAATGGTATGCGACAGATAATCAATGTCCGCACCGCCAGCAAATGGCCGTGTCGCGCGGGATGATCGGCAGCCATGAAGGGGAACCGAAAGTGGCTTGTCCTTTTCACAAAAAAACCTTTTCCCTGCAAAGCGGACAGTGCCTCAATGATGATTCCTATAAAATCAATACCTTTCCGGTGATGGTGAAAGAAAACCTCGTTTACATCGGAATATGA
- a CDS encoding sugar ABC transporter ATP-binding protein, with protein sequence MRLQLQNISKSFGPVQALQSVSFTLAEGEVHAICGENGAGKSTLMNILSGNLQPDDGEIVIDNNAVQIKNYAHAANLGLAIVYQQLSLFENQDIAENIFVNQFPKFKSGLINYRALYDETEKLLQKLHIAHILSPKTMVSTLSAGQKQMVEIAKALSREPTILILDEPTASISGNDAQTLFKIIRNLRSKGTSVIYISHRMEEIFEIADRVTVLKDGKYVGTKDISNIDKHALINMMVGREIKKINREYVESGEVVLEVEGLCNQKLNNVSFKIHRGEIVALAGLVGAGRTEIGKTIFGAMPKESGRILLKNVELKVKKPADAIRNKIAFVPEDRKALGLFLDMNVAENIGSVGLSADRPVFFDHSQSIAVAETYKQKLRIVAHHVLQKVADLSGGNQQKVVLSKWLSTDPDLLIIDEPTHGIDIGAKFEIHGLLQNLALAGKSILLISSELPEILVISDRVLVVKDGAITKELKSSDTTEEEILKWAM encoded by the coding sequence ATGCGGCTGCAATTACAAAATATTTCAAAATCCTTCGGCCCGGTTCAGGCATTGCAGTCTGTGAGCTTCACGCTGGCGGAAGGAGAAGTGCATGCCATTTGTGGTGAAAACGGCGCGGGTAAGAGCACATTGATGAATATTTTGTCGGGAAACCTGCAACCTGATGATGGTGAAATTGTGATCGATAACAATGCGGTGCAAATCAAAAATTATGCACATGCAGCGAACCTCGGGCTGGCGATCGTTTACCAGCAGCTCAGTTTATTTGAAAATCAGGACATTGCGGAGAATATTTTTGTAAATCAATTTCCAAAGTTTAAATCGGGATTAATTAATTATCGGGCTTTGTATGATGAAACCGAAAAGCTGCTTCAAAAGCTTCATATAGCGCATATTTTGAGTCCAAAAACCATGGTCTCAACACTCTCGGCTGGACAGAAGCAAATGGTTGAAATTGCAAAAGCATTATCCAGAGAGCCAACCATTTTAATCCTCGACGAACCGACAGCCTCCATTTCCGGCAATGACGCGCAAACTCTTTTTAAGATCATCCGGAACCTCAGATCCAAGGGCACATCGGTTATTTACATTTCCCATCGCATGGAAGAAATTTTTGAGATTGCGGATCGGGTTACGGTGCTGAAAGATGGAAAATATGTGGGGACAAAAGACATTTCAAACATTGATAAGCACGCGCTGATCAACATGATGGTAGGACGTGAGATCAAGAAAATAAACCGGGAATATGTTGAAAGCGGGGAGGTTGTATTGGAAGTTGAAGGGCTTTGCAATCAAAAGCTTAATAATGTGTCATTTAAAATCCACCGCGGCGAAATTGTTGCGCTGGCGGGTTTGGTAGGAGCGGGGCGAACGGAAATCGGCAAGACGATCTTTGGTGCTATGCCGAAGGAAAGCGGTCGCATTTTGCTTAAAAATGTTGAGTTAAAAGTTAAAAAACCGGCTGATGCCATTCGAAATAAGATCGCTTTTGTGCCGGAGGACCGCAAAGCGCTGGGTCTTTTTCTGGATATGAATGTGGCCGAAAACATTGGTTCTGTGGGTTTAAGTGCAGATCGGCCCGTATTTTTCGACCATTCCCAATCCATTGCAGTTGCGGAAACCTACAAACAAAAACTCCGGATCGTTGCGCATCATGTGTTGCAAAAAGTGGCGGATTTGAGTGGCGGTAACCAGCAAAAGGTGGTTTTATCAAAATGGCTTTCCACCGATCCCGATTTGCTGATCATTGACGAACCAACGCACGGCATTGACATCGGGGCAAAATTTGAGATTCATGGATTATTGCAAAATTTGGCGTTGGCGGGAAAATCGATCTTGCTCATATCCAGCGAATTGCCCGAAATCCTGGTCATTTCTGATCGTGTTTTGGTTGTGAAAGATGGCGCGATCACCAAAGAGTTAAAAAGCAGCGACACAACTGAAGAGGAGATTTTGAAATGGGCCATGTGA
- a CDS encoding glycoside hydrolase family 140 protein: MAQSYTVSPNKRYLLKDGKPFFWLGDTAWELFHRLDREDATYYLQKRAAQGFTVIQAVALAEFDGLNVPNTYGDRPLNDNDPTKPNDAYFKHVDFIIDKAAELGLTIAFLPTWGDKVFKSTWGKGPEVFNKSNAEIYGKWLGNRYKNRKNVIWVLGGDRTPRKDVDDVGVWRAMAAGVIAGVGGNDNAMMTFHPQPNKEGSGEWFHDDNWLDFNMFQNGHCRDAAVYENIKRAYDRQPTKPVLDGEPIYEDHPVCFNANELGTSNAYDVRKAAYLDLFSGAFGHTYGCHGIWQMYSPNREAVNGPHVFWQQAMDLPGAKEMKFVRRLIESRPITERVPDQSVVVENDLASHERIQATRGTDYIFVYTSTGRSFSVNPGKISGSQLNAFWFDPKNGKTKEIGKVDGKAVKQYTPPTSGYGQDWILVLDDASKNYKMP; this comes from the coding sequence ATGGCGCAGTCGTACACGGTGAGTCCGAATAAACGCTATTTGTTAAAGGATGGCAAACCGTTTTTCTGGCTGGGCGATACGGCGTGGGAACTGTTTCACCGGCTCGATCGGGAAGATGCTACCTATTATTTGCAAAAGCGTGCAGCACAGGGTTTTACAGTCATTCAAGCAGTGGCGCTGGCCGAGTTTGACGGACTCAATGTTCCTAATACTTATGGAGACAGACCATTGAATGATAATGATCCAACCAAACCCAACGATGCCTATTTTAAACACGTCGATTTTATTATCGACAAAGCCGCAGAATTGGGTCTAACCATTGCGTTCCTGCCCACCTGGGGTGATAAGGTTTTCAAATCGACCTGGGGAAAAGGACCGGAAGTTTTTAATAAAAGCAATGCGGAGATTTACGGAAAATGGTTGGGTAACCGCTACAAAAACCGAAAAAACGTCATCTGGGTGCTGGGCGGTGACCGCACTCCGAGGAAGGACGTTGATGATGTTGGCGTATGGAGGGCCATGGCAGCAGGCGTGATCGCAGGTGTGGGCGGCAATGATAATGCCATGATGACCTTTCATCCGCAGCCTAACAAAGAAGGTTCGGGTGAATGGTTTCATGACGATAATTGGCTCGATTTCAATATGTTCCAGAACGGACATTGCCGTGATGCAGCCGTTTATGAAAATATAAAAAGAGCTTATGACCGCCAGCCGACCAAACCTGTGCTGGACGGCGAGCCGATTTACGAAGACCATCCGGTTTGTTTCAATGCCAATGAGCTGGGCACTTCCAATGCTTATGATGTGAGAAAAGCAGCTTATCTGGATCTTTTCTCAGGGGCTTTTGGCCACACCTACGGCTGTCACGGCATTTGGCAAATGTACTCGCCTAACCGCGAGGCTGTGAACGGCCCGCACGTTTTCTGGCAGCAGGCGATGGATCTTCCCGGTGCGAAGGAAATGAAATTTGTCCGCAGACTTATCGAGTCGCGGCCCATCACAGAACGCGTTCCGGATCAGTCTGTTGTGGTTGAAAATGACCTTGCCTCGCACGAAAGGATCCAGGCCACGCGTGGCACTGACTACATTTTTGTTTACACCTCAACAGGAAGATCATTCTCGGTAAATCCGGGTAAAATCTCCGGGAGCCAGCTGAATGCATTCTGGTTTGATCCCAAAAATGGTAAAACCAAGGAAATAGGAAAAGTAGATGGCAAGGCGGTTAAGCAGTACACGCCGCCGACTTCGGGCTACGGCCAGGATTGGATACTGGTGTTGGATGATGCGTCCAAAAATTACAAGATGCCCTAA
- a CDS encoding AraC family transcriptional regulator — protein MNPKKPHLLKVITPVDSSFILKGDPIPWDNPWHYHPELELILCIKGKGTNFVGNDIRSMEEGEILLLGTNLPHTRQRDRIFYKSHPEETPESIVVQFDEDFLGKGFFETPEFLHVKELKDRAARGIKFTGKTTAKMHEKLAEMIRSDKTQRLIGLLGILDLLARSEECEYLNGTGYVSDAHLKNSQKINRVYEYTITNFRKPVELVEIASLTNLSVSAFCRYFKTRTRKTYVQYLTEVRIGYACRLLGEGQFDIGQVAYESGFNNLSNFNKQFKKLMQTTPREYGNRMREFE, from the coding sequence ATGAACCCCAAAAAGCCGCATTTATTAAAGGTTATCACGCCGGTCGATTCCTCTTTCATCCTGAAAGGCGATCCGATCCCGTGGGACAATCCCTGGCACTATCATCCCGAGCTGGAATTAATACTGTGCATCAAGGGCAAAGGGACTAATTTCGTTGGAAATGATATCAGAAGCATGGAGGAAGGCGAAATCCTGCTGCTGGGAACCAATCTCCCGCACACCCGCCAGCGCGACCGGATTTTTTATAAAAGCCATCCCGAAGAAACGCCCGAATCCATTGTTGTGCAGTTTGACGAAGATTTCCTGGGCAAAGGATTTTTTGAAACACCCGAATTTCTGCACGTGAAGGAGCTGAAAGACCGGGCCGCGCGAGGCATTAAATTCACCGGAAAAACCACGGCGAAGATGCACGAAAAGCTCGCCGAAATGATTCGTTCGGATAAAACCCAGCGCCTGATCGGGCTGCTGGGCATTTTGGATCTGCTGGCCAGATCGGAGGAATGTGAGTATTTGAATGGGACGGGTTACGTGAGCGATGCGCATTTGAAAAATTCTCAAAAAATCAACCGCGTTTACGAGTACACGATCACGAATTTCCGGAAACCCGTTGAACTGGTGGAAATTGCGTCGCTAACCAATCTTTCCGTCTCCGCTTTTTGCCGGTATTTCAAAACCAGAACAAGGAAAACTTACGTGCAATATTTGACGGAAGTGCGTATAGGTTACGCTTGTCGCTTGCTGGGAGAAGGCCAGTTTGACATTGGACAAGTGGCTTATGAAAGCGGTTTCAACAACCTTTCTAATTTCAATAAACAGTTTAAAAAATTAATGCAAACGACGCCCCGGGAGTACGGGAACAGGATGAGAGAATTTGAATGA
- a CDS encoding phosphogluconate dehydrogenase C-terminal domain-containing protein: protein MTKIALVGAGGKMGCRLTDNFLKMPDYQVSYLEISEQGRSNLAQRNVKISESRTAIPDADVVILALPDLALRTLSAEIVPLMKTGATVLTLDPAAPLDDAIFHRDELGYVIAHPCHPSVFNWEPTEAAFRDFYGGISAKQSIVVALMHGTEAHFDLGRDVARDMYQPIDKVYRITLEQMATLEPAMVETLAQTCMEVVKEGFDKIVSLGVPEDAARDFVLGHLRIQIAVLFKEVNGTFSDAAYKISKRAKPLIFREGWEQIFELDDIKEQVKAITNK from the coding sequence ATGACAAAGATCGCATTAGTGGGCGCGGGGGGCAAAATGGGCTGCCGGTTAACGGATAATTTCCTCAAAATGCCTGACTATCAGGTGTCCTATCTGGAAATAAGCGAACAGGGGAGGTCAAATCTGGCGCAGCGGAATGTGAAAATCAGTGAGTCGCGAACTGCCATTCCTGATGCCGACGTGGTGATTCTGGCATTGCCCGACCTCGCTTTGCGAACCTTATCGGCCGAAATCGTCCCGCTCATGAAAACAGGCGCGACGGTGCTCACGCTCGATCCGGCTGCGCCACTGGACGACGCCATTTTCCACCGCGACGAACTCGGTTATGTGATCGCACATCCTTGCCATCCTTCGGTTTTTAACTGGGAACCGACGGAAGCAGCTTTTCGCGATTTTTATGGAGGCATTTCTGCCAAACAATCCATTGTTGTGGCCTTAATGCATGGCACCGAGGCACATTTCGACCTGGGTCGGGATGTTGCGCGGGACATGTATCAGCCCATCGACAAAGTTTACCGCATTACTTTGGAACAAATGGCCACGCTGGAACCGGCGATGGTGGAGACGCTGGCGCAAACATGCATGGAAGTGGTGAAGGAGGGTTTTGATAAAATTGTTTCGTTGGGCGTTCCGGAGGACGCAGCGCGCGATTTTGTGCTCGGACATTTGCGGATCCAGATCGCGGTGCTTTTCAAGGAAGTGAACGGCACATTCTCGGACGCGGCATACAAGATCTCCAAACGGGCCAAACCGTTGATTTTCAGGGAGGGATGGGAGCAGATTTTTGAACTGGACGACATTAAGGAGCAGGTAAAGGCGATTACAAACAAATAA